One region of Roseovarius faecimaris genomic DNA includes:
- a CDS encoding ABC transporter permease: MDILQILVSESFWAASLRIATPLIFGVLGALLCEKSGVLNLGIEGIFVAGAMAGWMAVWLGLGLWGGVIVAASAGAFFGLIHAILTVPLGLSQHVSGLGVTLFATSVSYFTYRTALPNVSSPPRIEPFRALDIPILSDLPILGPVLFQQTALTWLAFLCVGLVWYVMNRTALGVALKAVGDNPSSVDAQGLSVYALRMGAVIAGSALMALGGAFLTMSAFDAFFFGMVNGRGWICIALVIFASWRPGKALLGALLFGAFDALQVRLQTEVGALVPGQVFLMAPYILSIIALVIAARSADYPRALLTPWFKGQR; encoded by the coding sequence ATGGACATCCTGCAAATCCTCGTCTCCGAAAGCTTCTGGGCCGCGTCGCTGCGGATTGCCACGCCGCTCATTTTCGGGGTGCTGGGGGCGCTTCTGTGTGAGAAATCCGGCGTGCTGAATCTTGGCATCGAGGGGATCTTTGTTGCCGGAGCCATGGCCGGCTGGATGGCGGTCTGGCTTGGGCTCGGCCTCTGGGGCGGGGTGATTGTGGCCGCGTCGGCGGGAGCGTTCTTTGGCCTCATTCACGCGATTCTCACCGTGCCCCTTGGCCTCAGTCAGCACGTCTCTGGACTTGGGGTGACACTCTTTGCCACATCGGTGAGCTATTTCACCTATCGCACGGCGCTGCCCAATGTCTCGTCTCCGCCCCGGATCGAGCCCTTTAGGGCGCTCGATATTCCGATCCTGTCCGACCTGCCGATTCTTGGCCCGGTCCTGTTTCAGCAAACGGCGCTGACCTGGCTTGCGTTCCTGTGTGTCGGGCTTGTCTGGTATGTAATGAACCGCACCGCGCTGGGCGTGGCCCTGAAGGCGGTAGGCGACAACCCGAGCAGCGTCGATGCACAGGGGCTTTCGGTCTATGCGCTGCGCATGGGCGCGGTGATCGCGGGCTCGGCCCTGATGGCGCTTGGCGGGGCTTTCCTGACCATGTCGGCCTTTGATGCGTTTTTCTTCGGCATGGTGAACGGGCGCGGCTGGATCTGCATCGCGCTGGTGATTTTTGCCAGTTGGCGGCCGGGCAAGGCTTTGCTGGGAGCGTTGCTCTTCGGGGCCTTCGATGCCCTGCAGGTGCGGCTTCAGACAGAGGTGGGGGCGCTGGTACCGGGGCAGGTTTTCCTGATGGCGCCTTACATCCTTTCGATCATCGCTCTTGTGATTGCCGCGCGCTCTGCCGATTATCCCCGGGCACTGCTTACGCCCTGGTTCAAGGGGCAACGATAG
- the glpD gene encoding glycerol-3-phosphate dehydrogenase, protein MPDPTDVCDVFVIGGGINGCGIARDAAGRGLKVTLAEKGDLASATSSASTKLFHGGLRYLDYFEFRLVREALIERETLLRAMPHISWPMRFVLPYAKDMRFDTETPVARLLGTVMPWLRGRRPAWMIRAGLFLYDTLGGRKILPGTKVLDLRRAPEGEPLQERFARAYEYSDCWIEDSRLVVLNARDAEARGARILTRTEVTGAEVQDGVWQVHLRDVVTGEAQSVRARTLVNAGGPWVRQVIDDKLHTNTGAGIRLVRGSHIVTPRLYDHDKCYFFQGTDGRIIFAIPYETDFTLIGTTDMDHPDPSTKPVCTEQEQEYLCAFASQYFKKPVTRDQIVWTYSGVRPLYDDGSGSATAATRDYTLLRDTSLGAPAVHVFGGKITTYRRLAESALEKIAPDFPGLSAAWTAGVALPGGDFPVEGVTAHVARLKGDYAFLNDRWALRLIRAYGTDAWEMLGDAQGADDLGHTFGATLTEAEVNWLMQREYAREAEDIVWRRSKLGLRMSEAEISALDEWMRGRNT, encoded by the coding sequence ATGCCTGATCCCACCGATGTCTGCGATGTCTTTGTCATCGGCGGCGGGATCAATGGCTGTGGTATTGCCCGTGATGCGGCGGGGCGGGGCCTGAAGGTCACTCTGGCCGAGAAGGGCGATCTTGCCTCGGCCACCTCGTCGGCCTCGACCAAGCTTTTTCACGGGGGGCTGCGCTATCTCGACTATTTCGAGTTCCGGCTGGTGCGCGAGGCGCTGATCGAGCGTGAGACCCTGCTGCGCGCCATGCCGCATATCAGCTGGCCCATGCGCTTCGTGCTGCCCTATGCGAAGGACATGCGCTTTGACACCGAAACCCCGGTGGCGCGGTTGCTGGGAACGGTCATGCCCTGGCTGCGGGGGCGGCGACCGGCCTGGATGATCCGGGCGGGGCTGTTTCTTTATGACACGCTTGGCGGGCGCAAGATCCTGCCCGGCACCAAGGTGCTCGACCTGCGCCGCGCACCCGAGGGGGAGCCGTTGCAGGAGCGGTTTGCGCGGGCGTATGAATACTCCGATTGCTGGATCGAGGATTCGCGGCTCGTGGTGCTGAATGCCCGCGATGCCGAGGCGCGCGGTGCACGTATTCTGACCCGCACCGAAGTGACAGGCGCCGAGGTGCAGGACGGGGTTTGGCAGGTGCATCTGCGCGATGTCGTGACCGGCGAGGCACAGAGCGTTCGGGCGCGCACGCTGGTCAATGCGGGTGGGCCCTGGGTGCGCCAGGTCATCGACGACAAGCTGCATACGAATACGGGTGCGGGGATCCGCCTCGTGCGGGGGAGCCATATCGTGACGCCGCGGCTTTACGATCATGACAAATGCTATTTCTTTCAGGGCACCGACGGGCGCATCATCTTTGCCATTCCCTATGAGACGGATTTCACCCTGATCGGCACCACCGACATGGACCACCCTGACCCATCGACCAAGCCGGTTTGCACCGAGCAGGAGCAGGAGTATCTCTGTGCCTTCGCCTCGCAGTATTTCAAGAAACCCGTGACCCGCGATCAGATCGTCTGGACCTATTCCGGGGTGCGGCCGCTCTATGATGACGGCTCGGGCAGTGCTACGGCGGCGACGCGCGACTATACGCTTCTGCGCGACACGTCACTGGGCGCCCCGGCCGTGCATGTCTTCGGCGGCAAGATCACCACCTATCGTCGTCTGGCCGAGAGCGCGCTTGAAAAAATCGCACCGGATTTCCCCGGTCTGTCGGCGGCCTGGACTGCGGGCGTTGCCCTTCCAGGCGGTGACTTCCCGGTAGAGGGTGTTACGGCGCACGTGGCCCGGCTAAAGGGAGATTATGCGTTTCTGAATGATCGCTGGGCGCTGCGGCTGATCCGGGCCTATGGCACCGACGCGTGGGAGATGCTGGGCGATGCACAGGGCGCGGATGATCTGGGGCACACCTTCGGAGCGACGCTCACCGAGGCGGAGGTGAATTGGCTCATGCAGCGCGAATATGCCCGCGAGGCCGAGGATATCGTCTGGCGGCGCAGCAAGCTGGGATTGCGGATGAGCGAAGCCGAAATATCGGCACTGGACGAATGGATGCGCGGACGTAACACTTGA
- the glpK gene encoding glycerol kinase GlpK produces MGHVLAIDQGTTSSRAILFDADMHVAAVAQEEFAQHFPNSGWVEHDPEDLWSTTLATCRAAMAQVPEAGIAAIGITNQRETTVVWDKVTGKAVYNAIVWQDRRTAELCRSLREAGHEARVSEITGLLLDPYFSGTKLAWILDNVEGARARAEAGELLFGTVDSFLIWRLTGGKVHATDATNASRTILYDIRKGGWSEEMCALLRVPMTMLPEVRDCAAEYGHSEVDLLGTSLPILGVAGDQQAATVGQACFAPGMMKSTYGTGCFALLNTGPDPVASQNRLLTTIAYQLDGQPTYALEGSIFVAGAVVQWLRDGVKVITRAEDTHALADAADPGQDVIIVPAFTGLGAPYWNAECRGAVYGLTRNTGAAELARAALQSVGFQTRDLLEAMHADWQGQGGQSVLRVDGGMSASDWTMQFIADIIGAPVDRPVVLETTALGAAWLAGMRAGVYPDMDAFGREWHRDRRFEPRMDADPREALYARWKKAVAATLSV; encoded by the coding sequence ATGGGACATGTACTGGCAATTGATCAGGGGACGACCTCGTCGCGCGCGATCCTGTTTGACGCAGACATGCATGTCGCCGCCGTGGCGCAGGAGGAGTTTGCCCAGCATTTTCCCAATTCGGGTTGGGTTGAACATGACCCGGAAGATCTGTGGTCAACCACACTCGCCACTTGCCGCGCGGCGATGGCGCAGGTGCCGGAGGCCGGGATCGCCGCCATCGGCATCACCAACCAGCGCGAAACGACCGTGGTCTGGGATAAGGTCACGGGCAAGGCCGTCTATAATGCGATTGTCTGGCAGGACCGGCGCACGGCAGAGCTTTGCCGCAGCCTGCGGGAGGCGGGGCACGAGGCACGGGTGAGCGAGATCACCGGCCTGCTGCTGGACCCTTATTTCTCGGGTACAAAGCTGGCCTGGATCCTCGACAACGTGGAGGGCGCGCGGGCGCGTGCCGAGGCTGGAGAGTTGCTCTTTGGTACGGTGGACAGTTTTCTGATCTGGCGTCTGACCGGCGGCAAGGTCCATGCCACGGATGCCACCAACGCCTCGCGCACCATTCTTTATGACATCCGGAAAGGCGGTTGGAGCGAAGAGATGTGCGCGCTTTTGCGGGTGCCCATGACGATGCTGCCCGAGGTGCGCGATTGTGCAGCAGAATACGGGCATAGCGAAGTGGACCTGCTGGGCACCTCCCTGCCGATCCTGGGGGTTGCAGGGGATCAGCAGGCGGCCACCGTGGGACAGGCGTGTTTTGCCCCGGGGATGATGAAATCGACCTATGGCACCGGCTGTTTTGCCTTGCTGAACACCGGCCCCGACCCTGTTGCCTCGCAGAACAGGCTGCTGACCACCATCGCCTATCAGCTCGACGGGCAGCCGACCTATGCGCTCGAAGGATCTATCTTCGTGGCGGGTGCGGTGGTGCAATGGCTGCGTGACGGGGTGAAGGTCATCACCCGGGCCGAAGATACGCACGCTCTCGCGGATGCGGCGGATCCGGGGCAGGATGTGATCATCGTCCCGGCCTTCACCGGGCTGGGTGCGCCCTACTGGAACGCGGAGTGCCGGGGCGCGGTCTATGGTCTGACACGCAATACCGGTGCGGCGGAACTGGCCCGCGCGGCGTTGCAAAGCGTGGGTTTCCAGACCCGTGACCTGCTCGAGGCCATGCATGCGGATTGGCAGGGGCAGGGCGGGCAGTCCGTGCTCCGGGTTGATGGCGGAATGAGCGCCTCGGACTGGACGATGCAGTTTATTGCGGACATCATCGGCGCGCCGGTGGACCGGCCGGTTGTGCTTGAGACGACCGCTCTTGGCGCGGCCTGGCTCGCGGGGATGCGCGCCGGGGTCTATCCCGATATGGACGCCTTTGGCCGTGAATGGCACCGCGATCGCCGATTTGAGCCGCGGATGGATGCGGACCCGCGCGAGGCGCTCTATGCCCGATGGAAAAAGGCGGTTGCGGCCACGCTCTCGGTCTGA
- a CDS encoding ABC transporter ATP-binding protein: MTSQKVLSLKGLSKRFGPVVANDAVDLDLHKGEVLALLGENGAGKTTLMNMLFGHYLPDAGTVEVADEAGRMRALPLGHPQAALSAGIGMVHQHFTLAENLSVLDNILLGSEPLMSLRRNRRAAREKVGRIMEQSGLTAPLDTRVSRLSVGERQRVEILKALYRDARILVLDEPTAVLTPQEADALFENIGAMTRDGLSVIFISHKLREVLAFSHRIAVLRHGVKVGEMATKEADEAAIALMMVGAETPVTDRTPIPPGAPVLQMRGVTVTGSSKRDSLHNVSLEVRAHEILGIAGVSGNGQSALAGLISGLRRADKGEVIVGDKPVSRATPLDMIRAGVGRIPEDRHHDGIVGAMSVAENMVIERLDDPEVQSRGLLRGESIIANAERLAQAYDVRGPGVQARAQLLSGGNIQKLILARVFEQSPDLILANQPTRGLDMGAAAEVARRLLEARARGAGVILISEDLDEILSLSDRIMVIHDGHLIEADNTDRAAIGLLMAGEAA; encoded by the coding sequence ATGACATCCCAAAAAGTTCTCTCCCTGAAGGGCCTCAGCAAACGGTTCGGCCCGGTGGTGGCCAATGATGCCGTCGATCTCGACCTGCACAAGGGCGAAGTGCTGGCGTTGCTGGGCGAAAACGGTGCGGGCAAAACCACGCTGATGAACATGCTCTTTGGCCATTACCTGCCCGATGCAGGCACGGTGGAGGTCGCCGATGAGGCGGGTCGGATGCGGGCCTTGCCGCTTGGCCATCCGCAGGCGGCGTTGTCGGCTGGTATCGGCATGGTGCATCAGCATTTCACGCTGGCTGAAAATCTCAGCGTTCTCGACAATATTCTGCTTGGCTCCGAGCCGCTTATGTCCCTGCGCCGCAACCGCCGCGCAGCGCGCGAGAAGGTTGGGCGGATCATGGAGCAAAGCGGCCTCACCGCGCCGCTGGACACGCGTGTGAGCCGCCTTTCGGTTGGTGAACGTCAGCGGGTCGAAATCCTCAAGGCGCTTTACCGGGACGCGCGCATTCTGGTGCTGGACGAGCCTACGGCGGTGCTGACCCCGCAGGAGGCCGATGCGCTGTTCGAGAACATAGGCGCCATGACGCGCGACGGTTTGTCGGTGATCTTCATCTCGCACAAGCTGCGCGAGGTGCTGGCCTTTTCGCACCGGATCGCGGTGCTGCGGCATGGGGTCAAAGTGGGCGAGATGGCCACGAAAGAGGCCGACGAGGCCGCCATTGCGCTGATGATGGTCGGGGCGGAAACGCCCGTGACCGACCGCACGCCCATCCCCCCGGGCGCGCCGGTGCTGCAGATGCGAGGCGTGACTGTTACAGGCAGTTCCAAGCGCGACAGTCTGCATAACGTGTCGCTGGAAGTACGCGCGCATGAAATTCTCGGCATCGCGGGCGTGTCGGGCAATGGTCAATCGGCGCTGGCCGGGCTGATCTCAGGGCTCAGGCGGGCCGACAAGGGCGAGGTCATCGTCGGCGATAAACCTGTCAGCCGCGCCACGCCGCTCGACATGATCCGCGCCGGGGTGGGGCGTATCCCCGAGGATCGGCATCATGACGGGATCGTGGGCGCGATGAGCGTGGCCGAGAATATGGTGATCGAGCGGCTGGACGACCCGGAAGTGCAGTCGCGCGGGTTGCTCCGCGGCGAGTCCATCATCGCCAATGCCGAGCGTCTGGCGCAGGCCTATGACGTGCGCGGACCGGGTGTGCAGGCCCGAGCCCAGCTTCTGTCGGGCGGCAACATCCAGAAGCTCATTCTGGCGCGCGTGTTCGAACAATCCCCTGACCTGATCCTGGCCAATCAACCTACGCGCGGTCTGGACATGGGGGCCGCTGCCGAGGTGGCGCGGCGCCTGCTTGAGGCACGGGCGCGGGGCGCAGGGGTCATCCTGATTTCCGAAGACCTCGACGAAATTCTGAGCCTGTCGGACCGGATCATGGTGATCCATGACGGGCATCTGATCGAGGCAGACAACACAGACCGCGCCGCGATCGGGCTGCTGATGGCGGGAGAAGCTGCATGA
- a CDS encoding BMP family protein, protein MKSLMNLTRRTVLASLAAASVTLGAGAAMAMEKVKVAAIYTLPVEQQWISRIHLALNTAAERGDIEYTFSENVANTDYERVMREYAEGGAQLIVGEVFGLERAARKVAKDYPDTAFLMGSSFGPVAPNFSVFDNWIHEPSYLSGMIAGEMTESNLIGMVGGYAIPEVNRLMHAFMEGARATNPDVKFMVNFIDSWYDPPKAKESAFAMMDAGADIMYAERFGVSDAAVERGVKAIGNVIDTSGDYPETILASAIWHMEATIDKAIERVAAGSFEAADYGQYSFMAYGGGSLVMDETLIPAEVVAAVKAKEQEIMDGLFRVNVNDERPVSDN, encoded by the coding sequence ATGAAATCACTGATGAACCTGACGCGCCGCACAGTGCTGGCGTCGCTGGCTGCGGCCAGTGTCACGCTGGGTGCGGGCGCGGCAATGGCCATGGAAAAGGTCAAGGTGGCCGCGATCTATACGCTGCCCGTTGAACAGCAATGGATCAGCCGTATTCACCTGGCACTGAACACCGCCGCCGAGCGGGGCGATATCGAATACACCTTCTCGGAAAACGTCGCCAATACAGACTATGAGCGTGTCATGCGGGAATATGCCGAAGGCGGCGCGCAGCTGATCGTGGGTGAGGTGTTCGGTCTGGAACGCGCCGCCCGCAAGGTGGCGAAGGACTATCCGGACACGGCTTTCCTGATGGGGTCGAGCTTTGGCCCCGTGGCGCCCAACTTCTCGGTCTTTGACAACTGGATTCACGAGCCGAGCTATCTGAGCGGCATGATCGCGGGCGAGATGACGGAGTCGAACCTGATCGGTATGGTCGGCGGTTATGCGATCCCCGAAGTGAACCGTCTGATGCACGCGTTCATGGAAGGCGCACGCGCCACCAACCCGGATGTGAAGTTCATGGTGAACTTCATCGACAGCTGGTACGACCCGCCCAAGGCCAAGGAAAGCGCCTTTGCGATGATGGATGCGGGCGCTGACATCATGTATGCCGAGCGCTTTGGTGTGTCCGATGCCGCCGTAGAGCGCGGTGTGAAGGCCATCGGTAACGTGATCGACACCTCGGGCGACTATCCCGAAACCATCCTGGCCTCGGCGATCTGGCACATGGAAGCCACCATCGACAAGGCGATCGAGCGTGTGGCCGCAGGCAGCTTTGAGGCCGCGGATTATGGTCAGTACAGCTTCATGGCTTATGGCGGCGGATCGCTGGTGATGGATGAGACCCTCATCCCCGCCGAGGTGGTCGCGGCGGTGAAAGCCAAAGAGCAGGAGATCATGGACGGTCTGTTCCGCGTGAACGTGAACGACGAGCGCCCGGTCTCGGACAACTAA
- a CDS encoding MurR/RpiR family transcriptional regulator — protein MTQAAKATVRDRIRAQFAELTQSERKLAQALLEDYPGAGLASITVVAETAGVSTPTVARMVQKLGFKGFPQFHKALLTELQAAVSGPTARRANWVTDAPEGHLLNRFSQAMTQNLEHTFAHIDRVGFDAAVALLSQNDRGLYAVGGRITRALADYAFTHFQAIRPRVTHLTASSATWPHYVLDMEAGDILLLFDIRRYEANLLRLAELAVERGVKVILITDQWTSPVADVAELVFTCWVEIPSAWDSNIATMMLLEALIAATQEALWPETRERYERLDELFSQSRLFRKPPG, from the coding sequence ATGACCCAAGCCGCGAAAGCCACGGTGCGCGACCGCATTCGTGCGCAGTTTGCCGAGCTCACGCAGTCCGAGCGCAAGCTCGCTCAGGCGTTGCTGGAGGATTACCCGGGGGCCGGACTGGCCTCGATCACCGTGGTGGCCGAGACCGCAGGCGTGTCGACGCCGACGGTGGCGCGCATGGTCCAGAAGCTGGGCTTCAAGGGGTTTCCGCAGTTTCACAAGGCCCTGCTGACCGAGTTGCAGGCGGCCGTGTCGGGGCCAACCGCACGCCGTGCCAATTGGGTGACCGACGCGCCGGAGGGGCATCTGCTGAACCGGTTTTCACAGGCGATGACGCAAAACCTGGAGCACACCTTTGCCCATATCGACAGGGTCGGCTTTGATGCGGCGGTCGCGCTTTTGTCGCAGAACGATCGCGGCCTTTACGCGGTAGGCGGGCGGATCACCCGGGCGCTGGCCGACTATGCCTTTACCCATTTTCAGGCGATCCGCCCGCGCGTGACGCATCTGACGGCGTCCTCCGCCACCTGGCCGCATTATGTGCTGGATATGGAGGCGGGTGACATCCTGCTGCTTTTCGATATCCGCCGGTATGAAGCCAATCTGCTCAGGCTTGCGGAACTGGCGGTGGAGCGCGGGGTCAAGGTTATTCTGATTACCGATCAATGGACCAGCCCGGTGGCGGACGTGGCTGAACTGGTCTTTACCTGCTGGGTCGAAATCCCCTCGGCCTGGGACAGCAACATCGCCACGATGATGCTGCTTGAGGCGCTGATCGCCGCCACACAAGAAGCGCTCTGGCCCGAAACACGCGAAAGATATGAGCGCCTCGATGAACTTTTCAGCCAATCGCGCCTGTTCCGAAAGCCACCCGGATGA
- a CDS encoding N-formylglutamate amidohydrolase: MQLSESDVVEKVNEDGRGPVLLLCEHASNHVPGELGSLGLDDAALCSHIAWDPGARAVSLALSAALDAPLVASRISRLVYDCNRPPEAPGAMPERSETTDVPGNRGLSAADRAARTEAVYVPFCTAVTDVITRRKAAGLATVLVTIHSFTPVYFGQPRAVEIGILHDTDSAIADHMLAEAHALPHRTIDRNSPYGPEDGVTHSLKLHGIAHGLPNVMLELRNDLIADAAGQAKLTEEVLTLLRPALAKIVGDVHRHA; encoded by the coding sequence ATGCAGCTTAGCGAATCGGACGTGGTCGAGAAGGTGAATGAGGATGGCCGTGGGCCTGTCCTTTTGCTGTGTGAACATGCCTCAAACCATGTGCCGGGCGAGCTCGGGTCACTGGGTCTGGATGACGCGGCCCTCTGCAGCCACATCGCCTGGGATCCCGGCGCGCGCGCGGTGTCCCTGGCGCTCTCGGCGGCCCTCGATGCGCCCCTTGTGGCAAGCCGCATCTCGCGCCTTGTATATGATTGCAACCGTCCGCCCGAGGCGCCGGGCGCGATGCCCGAACGCTCCGAGACGACGGACGTGCCTGGCAATCGCGGGCTGAGTGCCGCGGATCGCGCCGCCCGGACCGAAGCGGTCTATGTTCCTTTCTGCACGGCCGTGACAGATGTGATCACCCGGCGCAAAGCGGCGGGGCTTGCGACGGTTCTTGTGACAATCCACAGCTTTACGCCGGTTTACTTCGGCCAGCCGCGCGCGGTTGAAATCGGGATCCTGCACGACACGGACAGCGCCATCGCCGATCACATGCTGGCCGAGGCACATGCCCTGCCGCACCGCACCATTGACCGTAACTCACCATATGGCCCGGAAGATGGCGTGACCCATTCGCTCAAGCTGCATGGCATTGCCCACGGCCTGCCCAATGTGATGCTGGAGTTGCGCAACGATCTTATCGCCGATGCCGCCGGGCAGGCAAAACTGACCGAGGAAGTGCTGACCCTGCTGCGGCCTGCTCTGGCCAAGATTGTCGGGGATGTGCATCGCCATGCCTAA
- a CDS encoding amidohydrolase family protein, with amino-acid sequence MFDLIVRNATLPDGQTGVDIACNGGEIAAVEAGITAEAGQVINAEGSLVSPPFVDPHFHMDATLSLGRPRMNVSGTLLEGIALWGELKPLQTVDEIIERALRYCDLAVAQGIGAIRSHVDTCDDELKGVTALLEVRERVKDYLDLQLVAFPQDGVLRDPTAMSNTLRALDMGVDVVGGIPHFERTMADGATSVRALCEIAADRGLRVDMHCDESDDPLSRHIETLAYETQRLGLQGRVAGSHLTSMHSMDNYYVSKLIPLMVESGVHAIPNPAINIMIQGKHDTYPKRRGMTRVRELRDAGITIGFGSDCVMDPWYSLGKADMLDIAFMGLHVGQLCSREDMAWCFDAVTRNSAKILGLEGYGIAKGSRANMVILQARDAIEAVRLRPARLAVIRGGRVIAETPRQITKLALTGRTEALDPASYAPNA; translated from the coding sequence ATGTTCGACCTGATCGTTAGGAATGCGACCCTGCCGGACGGGCAAACGGGTGTCGATATTGCCTGCAACGGTGGCGAGATTGCTGCCGTGGAGGCCGGGATCACGGCCGAGGCGGGCCAGGTGATCAACGCTGAGGGCAGCCTGGTCAGCCCACCGTTTGTGGACCCGCATTTTCATATGGACGCCACCCTGTCGCTGGGTCGGCCGCGGATGAATGTCTCGGGCACCCTCCTGGAGGGGATCGCGCTCTGGGGCGAGTTGAAGCCTTTGCAAACCGTGGACGAGATCATTGAACGCGCCTTGCGGTATTGCGATCTGGCTGTGGCGCAGGGGATCGGGGCCATTCGCAGCCATGTGGACACCTGCGACGATGAACTGAAGGGCGTGACCGCACTTCTGGAGGTGCGCGAGCGGGTCAAGGATTATCTCGACCTGCAGCTTGTCGCCTTCCCGCAGGATGGCGTGTTGCGCGACCCGACCGCGATGAGCAATACGCTCCGGGCGCTGGATATGGGGGTCGATGTGGTGGGCGGTATCCCGCATTTCGAGCGGACCATGGCCGATGGCGCAACCTCGGTCAGAGCATTGTGCGAGATCGCCGCGGACCGCGGGCTGCGTGTCGATATGCATTGCGACGAAAGCGACGATCCGCTGAGCCGCCATATCGAAACGCTGGCCTATGAGACACAGCGTTTGGGCCTGCAGGGCCGGGTGGCGGGATCGCACCTGACGTCGATGCATTCGATGGACAATTACTATGTCTCAAAACTGATCCCGCTGATGGTCGAATCAGGGGTGCATGCCATCCCGAACCCTGCAATCAACATCATGATCCAGGGCAAACATGACACCTATCCCAAGCGGCGTGGCATGACCCGGGTGCGCGAGCTGCGCGATGCAGGGATCACGATCGGGTTCGGGTCGGACTGCGTGATGGACCCCTGGTATTCGCTGGGCAAGGCCGACATGCTCGACATCGCCTTTATGGGGTTGCATGTTGGCCAGCTTTGCAGCCGGGAGGATATGGCCTGGTGCTTTGATGCGGTGACGCGGAATTCCGCGAAGATCCTCGGATTGGAAGGATACGGGATTGCCAAGGGTAGCCGCGCCAACATGGTGATCCTGCAGGCGCGCGATGCAATCGAGGCGGTGAGGTTGCGGCCCGCGCGGCTGGCAGTGATCCGGGGCGGCCGGGTGATTGCCGAAACCCCGCGTCAGATCACCAAGCTTGCCTTGACGGGGCGCACAGAGGCGCTAGACCCGGCATCATACGCTCCCAACGCCTGA
- a CDS encoding ABC transporter permease: protein MRIEPRTRSSRALTFGVPVLSALIALALAAVPLAFAGANVFTAYGEMARGVFGSMFAVSEMLTRATPLIFTGLAAALAFRAKLWNIGAEGQLYLGAMAAVAVGAGWIDAPGLVLIPLIILAGCAAGAAGMALPAMLKTRFGADEVVTTLLLNFVILIFLQMMLEGPLQDPMGLGWPQSSPILDQGMLPPLMERMRLHSGLIIALVCAVVAQFMLARSVWGFRLRAVGENAAAARHAGIRVNRSLMSVALVSGALAGMAGVSEVAGLKGYLTSDLSPGFGYTGIVVAMLAGLNPLGVVVSAIFIASVFVGADSMSRAMGVSSYLADLVVAMSLLCVLIGGFFARFRITRVRPGQESAA, encoded by the coding sequence ATCCGCATTGAACCCCGCACCCGCAGTTCGCGCGCGCTGACATTCGGGGTGCCGGTTCTGTCGGCGTTGATCGCACTGGCGCTGGCGGCTGTTCCTCTGGCGTTTGCCGGGGCCAATGTGTTTACCGCCTATGGCGAGATGGCCAGAGGTGTCTTTGGGTCGATGTTTGCCGTCTCCGAGATGCTCACGCGGGCGACGCCGCTGATCTTCACCGGCCTTGCCGCTGCCCTCGCCTTTCGTGCGAAGCTCTGGAATATCGGGGCGGAGGGGCAGCTTTACCTCGGGGCGATGGCCGCTGTCGCCGTCGGCGCGGGCTGGATCGACGCGCCGGGGCTTGTGCTGATCCCGCTGATCATCCTGGCGGGCTGCGCGGCGGGGGCGGCGGGTATGGCATTGCCTGCGATGCTCAAGACGCGCTTTGGGGCTGACGAAGTGGTCACCACGCTGCTGCTCAACTTCGTGATCCTGATCTTCCTGCAAATGATGCTTGAAGGGCCGCTGCAGGACCCGATGGGCCTTGGCTGGCCGCAAAGCTCGCCCATCCTGGATCAGGGTATGCTGCCGCCGCTGATGGAGCGGATGCGCCTGCATTCGGGTCTGATCATCGCGCTGGTCTGTGCGGTGGTCGCCCAGTTCATGCTGGCGCGGTCGGTCTGGGGTTTTCGTCTGCGTGCCGTGGGCGAGAATGCCGCTGCCGCGCGCCATGCGGGCATCCGGGTCAACCGGTCCCTGATGAGCGTCGCACTTGTGTCCGGTGCGCTTGCGGGCATGGCGGGGGTAAGCGAAGTGGCGGGCCTCAAGGGGTATCTGACTTCGGACCTGTCGCCGGGCTTTGGGTATACCGGCATCGTTGTGGCCATGCTGGCGGGGCTCAATCCGCTTGGTGTCGTGGTGTCGGCCATTTTCATCGCATCCGTTTTTGTCGGCGCCGACAGTATGAGCCGTGCCATGGGCGTGTCGTCATACCTCGCGGATCTGGTGGTCGCCATGTCGCTGCTATGCGTGCTCATCGGTGGCTTTTTCGCACGCTTCCGGATCACCCGTGTGCGCCCCGGGCAGGAGAGCGCGGCGTGA